The following coding sequences are from one Methanococcoides orientis window:
- a CDS encoding molybdopterin molybdotransferase MoeA, with amino-acid sequence MPRKILRDLLSIEDARSLFEGIYVRTHVRSMPIETATGRVLAEDVISGIAVPDFDKSLRDGYAVRSEDLLLAKEDPVPLRLVGFSPVGQLSQYRVNEMEAVEVATGGPIPEGADAVVMVEDTELQDGNVLIKVAAKAGQYLLHAGLDVAKDERVLRKGTRMGAREAGVLAAIGKRDVDIRSMKVGIISTGNELTVPGEPLDSGKIYDCNSYSLYASVTDCGADAVSYGIVKDDREAFREAVDRAIAKCDLVLTSGSTSAGPDDFMYSIIEEKGKVLAHGLNFKPGKPVILGIIDEVPIVALPGHPTSSLTVFYEFLLPLIRRCLGASEHMKQMVAGVLEEDLNSGGRHELHAVRVEGDKVFSVSKTSASITTLAGADGFIEIPADVPILKKGSDVEVILFEGVYR; translated from the coding sequence ATGCCACGGAAAATATTGCGGGACCTGCTTTCCATTGAGGATGCCAGGAGCCTTTTTGAAGGAATTTATGTCCGTACCCATGTAAGGTCAATGCCTATTGAGACTGCAACAGGGCGTGTTCTTGCAGAGGACGTTATTTCAGGCATAGCTGTCCCGGATTTTGATAAATCCTTAAGGGATGGGTACGCTGTACGGTCAGAGGACTTGCTTTTGGCAAAGGAAGATCCGGTTCCCTTAAGGCTGGTCGGATTCTCTCCGGTGGGTCAGCTTTCGCAATATCGTGTGAATGAGATGGAGGCCGTAGAGGTCGCAACAGGCGGTCCTATTCCTGAAGGTGCCGATGCCGTGGTGATGGTGGAGGACACTGAACTTCAGGACGGTAATGTTCTCATAAAAGTGGCTGCTAAGGCAGGTCAATATCTGCTACATGCGGGTCTTGATGTTGCAAAGGACGAGCGTGTGCTTCGTAAAGGTACACGAATGGGGGCACGTGAGGCAGGTGTGCTTGCAGCTATCGGAAAGAGGGATGTGGATATCCGTTCCATGAAGGTTGGTATTATTTCCACCGGAAATGAACTAACGGTCCCGGGAGAACCTCTTGATAGTGGCAAGATCTATGACTGCAATTCCTATTCTCTCTATGCCAGTGTAACGGACTGCGGTGCAGATGCTGTTTCCTATGGAATCGTGAAAGACGACAGGGAAGCGTTCAGGGAAGCTGTGGACAGGGCAATTGCAAAATGTGACCTTGTGCTTACATCCGGCAGTACGTCAGCAGGACCCGATGATTTCATGTACAGTATCATTGAGGAAAAGGGTAAGGTGCTGGCACACGGGCTTAATTTCAAGCCGGGAAAACCTGTGATCCTGGGGATCATAGATGAGGTTCCGATCGTAGCTTTACCGGGGCACCCGACTTCTTCGCTTACAGTTTTCTATGAGTTCCTTCTGCCGCTTATCAGGAGATGCCTGGGAGCTTCTGAACATATGAAACAGATGGTTGCCGGAGTTTTAGAGGAGGATCTCAATTCTGGTGGCAGGCATGAGCTCCATGCTGTCCGGGTGGAAGGGGACAAGGTCTTCTCCGTCAGTAAGACATCAGCTTCGATCACCACTCTTGCAGGTGCGGACGGGTTCATTGAGATCCCTGCGGATGTGCCAATACTGAAGAAAGGAAGCGATGTAGAAGTTATCCTTTTTGAAGGTGTATACAGGTAA
- the arsM gene encoding arsenite methyltransferase, with protein MQNEKAKFFKALGDKTRLTIVGCLLKQDHCACDFATIAGKDQTTISRHLKILCEAGILRYEKNGRYVIYSIMDDKMKEKLERCGVESVDSCCPDSTMDVDAKKDVVKKKYSNIALGVVQGCGCCGSLTNEQLAASIGYSPEETRSFSEANLGLGCGNPTALGEIKEKDIVLDLGSGAGFDSFLAARKVGEIGKVIGVDMTEDMVAKARENAEKYGFNNVEFRHGDIEDLPVETGSIDVIMSNCVINLAPDKSRVFKEAYRVLKDNGRMYISDIVLLKDLTPEEKNNDELICSCVGGALLKDDYLKTIKDAGFHVSIIEEDKDISERQYSGYPVESLKLKLVKNENELMR; from the coding sequence ATGCAAAACGAGAAAGCTAAATTCTTCAAAGCACTTGGCGATAAAACACGCCTTACAATTGTAGGATGTCTACTAAAGCAGGACCACTGCGCATGTGATTTTGCAACAATTGCAGGAAAGGACCAGACAACTATATCCAGGCATCTGAAAATACTTTGTGAAGCCGGTATCCTGAGATATGAGAAGAATGGAAGGTATGTAATTTACAGCATAATGGATGATAAAATGAAAGAAAAACTTGAGAGATGCGGAGTTGAAAGTGTCGACTCATGCTGTCCGGACAGTACAATGGATGTAGATGCCAAGAAGGATGTTGTGAAGAAAAAATACAGCAACATAGCATTAGGTGTTGTACAGGGATGCGGATGCTGTGGAAGCCTCACAAATGAGCAACTGGCAGCATCCATAGGATATTCACCTGAAGAAACCCGATCATTCTCAGAAGCTAACCTGGGACTTGGATGTGGAAACCCTACAGCACTTGGAGAGATAAAAGAAAAAGACATTGTCCTTGATCTGGGTTCAGGTGCCGGATTCGACAGTTTTTTGGCTGCAAGAAAAGTAGGTGAGATCGGTAAAGTGATCGGCGTGGATATGACGGAAGATATGGTTGCAAAGGCAAGAGAGAACGCTGAAAAGTATGGGTTCAACAATGTCGAGTTCAGACATGGAGATATCGAAGATCTGCCTGTTGAAACCGGATCTATCGATGTCATCATGAGCAACTGTGTCATCAACCTCGCGCCTGACAAGTCCAGAGTGTTTAAAGAAGCATATCGTGTGCTAAAAGATAATGGCAGGATGTACATTTCCGATATTGTCCTCCTGAAAGACCTGACTCCGGAGGAAAAGAACAATGATGAACTCATCTGTTCATGTGTAGGAGGTGCATTGCTGAAAGACGATTACTTAAAGACAATAAAAGATGCCGGATTCCATGTTAGTATCATAGAAGAAGATAAAGATATCAGCGAAAGGCAGTATTCCGGATATCCGGTTGAAAGTCTTAAGCTCAAATTAGTTAAAAATGAGAATGAATTAATGAGATAA
- a CDS encoding HEAT repeat domain-containing protein, with translation MDSLIEDLDNENESIRSNAMDELVGMGDEKTIGSLVQVVQNENLPLEMRKNAIVSLGKIGDNGTTELFLDISMNESENKHLRMASILALGDLGDEEALESLRELSYGDDGLILYHAAYVLAPLNDIYEVYGTYGELPYPLTEEQRSYRNNVGEIVFGVNFSEFPPIVNSSMTLGHDRKTGYIEVMTDVNPGTSSMDEMYRIISTEAEKRGVYQVPVRFVYGTFSFA, from the coding sequence GTGGATTCTCTCATCGAGGACCTTGACAACGAGAATGAAAGTATCAGGTCCAATGCAATGGATGAGCTTGTGGGGATGGGTGATGAAAAGACAATTGGATCACTTGTACAGGTCGTGCAAAACGAAAACCTGCCCCTTGAAATGCGAAAAAATGCAATTGTATCCCTTGGTAAGATTGGTGATAACGGTACAACAGAGCTGTTTTTGGATATTTCAATGAACGAATCCGAAAATAAGCATCTCAGGATGGCTTCGATCCTTGCTCTTGGTGATCTCGGGGACGAAGAAGCACTTGAGTCTCTCAGGGAGTTGAGCTATGGTGATGACGGGCTAATACTCTATCATGCTGCATACGTTCTCGCGCCGTTGAATGATATTTATGAGGTATATGGGACCTATGGTGAGCTTCCATACCCTCTGACCGAGGAACAGAGGTCTTACCGGAATAACGTTGGTGAGATCGTTTTCGGTGTAAATTTCAGTGAATTTCCGCCTATCGTAAATTCTTCCATGACTCTAGGACATGATCGAAAGACCGGGTACATAGAGGTAATGACAGATGTAAATCCCGGAACTTCGTCCATGGATGAGATGTATCGTATTATCAGTACTGAGGCGGAGAAAAGAGGTGTTTACCAGGTGCCTGTGAGGTTTGTATATGGCACTTTTTCGTTTGCATAA
- the ilvE gene encoding branched-chain-amino-acid transaminase: protein MSELLIYYNGEFVTKENATVSIYDHGFLYGDGVFEGIRAYNGRVFKLQEHVDRLYDSAKAIALEVPISKEEMSEAILETLRKNNLTDAYIRPIVTRGIGDLGLDPRKCPKPSIYIVSQEWGAMYGDLYEVGLKAITVGIRRNAPDALSPNIKSLNYLNNILAKIEANAKGGDEAIFLDQNGFVSEGSGDNIFVIKNGKVYTPPTINNLKGITRATAIELLEERGYEVIVGNLGLFDMYTADEIFVTGTAAEAAPITKLDGRPIGDGSVGPITKVAVAAFEEVTGSIGTPIFE from the coding sequence ATGAGCGAATTACTGATCTATTACAACGGTGAGTTTGTCACAAAGGAAAATGCAACGGTTTCTATCTACGACCACGGTTTCCTGTATGGTGACGGTGTCTTTGAGGGAATCAGGGCATACAATGGTCGTGTTTTCAAGCTTCAGGAGCATGTTGACAGACTGTACGATTCTGCAAAGGCTATTGCTCTTGAGGTCCCGATCTCAAAGGAAGAGATGAGCGAGGCTATCCTTGAGACATTGAGGAAGAACAATCTGACCGATGCATACATCCGTCCTATCGTTACACGTGGTATTGGTGACCTCGGTCTTGACCCACGCAAGTGCCCAAAGCCAAGCATCTACATCGTTTCACAGGAATGGGGTGCAATGTATGGCGATCTCTATGAGGTCGGTCTCAAAGCAATTACCGTCGGAATCAGGCGTAATGCACCGGATGCATTATCCCCTAACATCAAGTCACTGAACTACCTGAACAACATCCTTGCAAAGATCGAGGCAAACGCAAAGGGTGGCGATGAGGCTATCTTCCTTGACCAGAACGGTTTCGTCTCTGAAGGTTCCGGAGATAATATCTTCGTCATCAAGAACGGCAAGGTCTACACCCCGCCAACCATCAACAACCTCAAGGGTATTACAAGGGCTACTGCTATTGAGCTTCTCGAGGAGCGCGGATATGAGGTCATTGTCGGAAACCTCGGCCTGTTCGACATGTACACCGCAGATGAGATCTTCGTCACAGGTACCGCAGCAGAGGCTGCACCTATCACAAAGCTTGACGGACGTCCTATCGGCGATGGTTCTGTTGGTCCTATTACTAAGGTAGCAGTCGCTGCTTTTGAAGAGGTCACCGGCAGCATAGGTACTCCGATCTTCGAATGA
- a CDS encoding OBG GTPase family GTP-binding protein has translation MSLHEDIQAVEDEIRKTPYNKATSHHIGKLKAKLARLREDVQKRASAKSGGEGYSVRKSGDATVALVGFPSVGKSTLLNKLTGANSEVGAYEFTTLDVIPGVLEYKGATIQILDVPGLVRGAASGRGRGKEVISVVRNSNLVLFLLDVFQTEHHKVLMQELYDAGIRINMSEPDVTIKRMDRGGVIISATMELEMSDDLIKAILGEYKIHNAHVLLRDNINMDQLIDGVMANRVYIPAVIVINKVDMADEEILEFCKAKFPDATFISANEEKNLEAVKDLIYETLDFIRVYLKPQGGPADMDEPMIVTNGVTVGDICDRLHRDFRDKFRYSQIWGPSAKHPGQRAGLDHYLEDGDVLTLIIQK, from the coding sequence ATGAGTTTACACGAAGATATCCAGGCAGTCGAGGACGAGATCCGTAAGACTCCCTATAATAAGGCAACATCCCATCACATCGGTAAGTTGAAGGCGAAACTCGCACGCCTGAGGGAAGATGTGCAGAAGAGAGCTTCTGCCAAGTCCGGCGGCGAGGGCTATTCTGTAAGGAAGTCAGGTGATGCTACTGTTGCACTTGTGGGATTCCCTTCTGTGGGTAAATCCACTCTCCTGAACAAGCTGACCGGTGCCAATTCCGAGGTAGGTGCGTATGAGTTCACGACCCTTGATGTGATCCCGGGTGTTCTGGAGTATAAGGGCGCGACTATCCAAATACTGGATGTGCCGGGTCTGGTCAGAGGTGCAGCTAGCGGCCGTGGCCGTGGTAAGGAGGTCATCTCTGTTGTGAGAAACTCAAACCTTGTGCTTTTCCTGCTGGACGTGTTCCAGACCGAGCATCATAAGGTGCTGATGCAGGAACTTTACGATGCCGGAATCAGGATCAATATGTCAGAACCTGATGTTACTATCAAGAGGATGGACAGGGGTGGCGTGATCATCAGTGCGACCATGGAACTTGAGATGTCAGATGACCTTATCAAGGCGATATTGGGCGAATACAAGATACACAATGCCCATGTGCTTCTCAGGGACAACATCAACATGGACCAGCTTATCGATGGCGTGATGGCCAACAGGGTGTACATCCCCGCTGTGATCGTCATTAACAAGGTGGACATGGCCGACGAGGAGATCCTTGAGTTCTGCAAGGCAAAGTTCCCTGATGCGACATTCATTTCCGCCAACGAGGAGAAGAACCTTGAAGCCGTCAAGGACCTGATCTACGAAACCCTGGATTTCATTAGGGTGTACCTGAAACCACAGGGTGGCCCCGCAGACATGGATGAGCCAATGATCGTGACCAACGGCGTGACTGTAGGTGATATTTGTGACCGCCTGCACCGTGATTTCCGTGATAAGTTCAGGTATTCCCAGATATGGGGTCCATCAGCCAAACATCCAGGCCAGCGAGCTGGTCTTGACCATTATCTGGAAGATGGCGATGTGCTGACCCTTATCATCCAGAAATGA